One part of the Nitrosophilus kaiyonis genome encodes these proteins:
- a CDS encoding peptidase U32 family protein, whose translation MKKVELLSPAGNLEKLKIAISYGADAVYGGVSHFSLRIRSGKEFTYESFKEGIEYAHEKGKKVYCTINGFPFNSQIKLFKNHIEKMAALNPDAFIVSTPGVIKLCKEIAPHIDLHLSTQANVMNYLDAEVYYELGVKRIIVAREISLKDVKIIKEKLPDLELEVFVHGSMCFAYSGRCLISTLQSGRVPNRGSCANDCRFPYTLYAENPENGTLFKLEEVENEGTYIMNAKDLNLASHIKEILDCNCVDSLKIEGRTKSPYYAAITTKVYRQAIDDYYKGEFHPELYQKELNTTKHRGFTDAYLIQRPYEKGDTQKLDSSISQGSHQVTAEVTEDGLFFMTKDKMCAGDEVEIVSPTDNLKECENEIGKIYRNEDRWFIKFYKIETKDNKELNCVHSGNLNPIKLPCKLPAFSFFRRQIEVVA comes from the coding sequence ATGAAAAAAGTTGAGTTACTTAGTCCTGCTGGAAATTTAGAAAAATTAAAAATTGCTATCTCTTATGGGGCTGATGCTGTATATGGAGGTGTTAGCCATTTTAGTTTGAGAATTAGAAGTGGTAAAGAGTTTACCTATGAAAGTTTTAAAGAAGGAATTGAATATGCCCATGAAAAAGGCAAAAAAGTCTATTGTACTATAAATGGTTTTCCTTTTAATTCACAAATAAAGCTTTTCAAAAATCATATTGAGAAGATGGCAGCGCTTAATCCAGATGCATTTATTGTAAGTACTCCTGGTGTGATAAAACTTTGTAAAGAGATAGCTCCACATATTGACTTGCATTTATCAACTCAAGCAAATGTTATGAATTATCTTGATGCTGAGGTTTATTATGAATTGGGAGTAAAAAGGATAATTGTTGCTAGAGAGATAAGTTTAAAAGATGTAAAAATTATAAAAGAGAAACTGCCAGATTTAGAGCTTGAAGTTTTTGTGCATGGAAGTATGTGTTTTGCATATAGTGGCAGATGTTTGATTTCAACCCTTCAAAGTGGTAGAGTGCCAAATAGAGGAAGCTGTGCAAATGATTGTAGATTTCCTTATACATTGTATGCTGAAAATCCTGAAAATGGAACTCTTTTTAAGTTAGAAGAGGTTGAAAATGAAGGTACATATATAATGAATGCAAAGGATTTAAATCTTGCCTCACATATAAAAGAGATTTTAGATTGTAATTGTGTTGATAGCTTAAAAATTGAAGGAAGAACAAAAAGTCCATACTATGCAGCAATAACTACAAAAGTTTATCGACAAGCGATAGATGATTATTATAAGGGAGAATTCCATCCAGAACTTTACCAAAAAGAGCTTAATACAACAAAACACAGAGGTTTTACTGACGCATATCTGATTCAGAGGCCTTATGAAAAAGGTGATACTCAAAAACTTGATAGCTCTATTAGCCAAGGATCACATCAAGTTACTGCTGAGGTTACTGAAGATGGGCTTTTTTTTATGACAAAAGATAAGATGTGCGCAGGAGATGAAGTTGAGATTGTATCTCCAACAGATAATTTAAAAGAGTGTGAAAACGAAATAGGAAAAATTTATAGAAATGAAGATAGGTGGTTTATAAAGTTTTATAAAATTGAAACTAAAGACAATAAAGAGCTAAATTGCGTTCACAGTGGAAATCTAAATCCTATAAAACTTCCATGTAAACTTCCAGCTTTTAGTTTTTTTAGAAGGCAAATAGAGGTTGTAGCATAA
- the glnA gene encoding type I glutamate--ammonia ligase produces the protein MFQVDEAKVQKLFDTIKEEEIEFVDFRFTDIKGTWHHVTYNVKAISEDTFKNGLPFDGSSLPAWQPINKSDMVLVPEAGTEFVDPFTADPTLVVICDVYDIYKNQPYEKCPRSIAKKALKYLQESGIGDVAYFGPENEFFVFDNIKIRDEINCQYYEVDTSEGEWNRGVDNPEYDVYNIGHRPGTKGGYFPVPPVDSMMDLRAEMSKVLEEIGLETYVIHHEVAQGQGEIGVKFGTLIEAADNVQKLKYVVKNVAHINGKTATFMPKPLYGDNGNGMHTHISIWKDGKNLFYDPNGYANISDFGKYFIGGVLKYAKAVAAFTNASTNSYKRLIPGFEAPSILTYSAQNRSASCRIPWGAGEKSVRAEFRFPDSSSNPYLAFTALLLAGIDGIKNKIDPGEPMEMDLFELTLDEIREKGIQQMPHTLREAIENMLANKELFKVGDVMTEDFIQTYQHYKFETSIWPWEGRPHPYEFITTYSC, from the coding sequence ATGTTTCAAGTTGATGAAGCAAAGGTTCAAAAACTCTTTGATACTATCAAAGAGGAAGAGATTGAGTTTGTAGATTTTAGATTCACAGATATTAAAGGGACTTGGCACCATGTTACATATAATGTAAAGGCTATTAGTGAAGATACTTTTAAAAATGGTCTTCCTTTTGATGGAAGCTCACTTCCTGCGTGGCAGCCTATTAATAAATCAGATATGGTTTTAGTCCCAGAAGCAGGAACAGAGTTTGTTGACCCATTTACTGCTGATCCAACATTGGTAGTAATTTGTGATGTATATGATATCTATAAAAATCAGCCATATGAAAAGTGTCCAAGAAGTATCGCAAAAAAAGCTTTGAAATATCTACAAGAGAGTGGTATTGGTGATGTTGCTTATTTTGGTCCAGAAAATGAGTTTTTTGTTTTTGATAACATTAAGATAAGAGATGAGATAAATTGTCAATATTATGAAGTAGATACAAGTGAAGGTGAGTGGAATAGAGGTGTAGATAATCCTGAATATGATGTTTACAACATAGGCCATAGACCAGGTACTAAAGGTGGATATTTCCCTGTTCCTCCAGTTGATAGTATGATGGATTTAAGAGCAGAAATGAGCAAAGTATTAGAAGAAATTGGACTTGAAACATATGTTATTCACCATGAAGTTGCTCAAGGACAGGGAGAAATCGGTGTAAAATTTGGAACTTTAATTGAAGCAGCCGATAATGTACAAAAATTAAAATATGTAGTAAAAAATGTTGCTCATATAAATGGAAAGACTGCTACTTTTATGCCAAAACCACTATATGGTGATAATGGTAACGGTATGCATACACATATCTCTATATGGAAAGATGGTAAAAACCTATTTTATGATCCAAATGGATATGCAAATATAAGTGATTTTGGAAAATATTTTATTGGTGGAGTACTAAAATATGCTAAAGCTGTTGCAGCTTTTACAAATGCTTCAACAAACTCATACAAAAGACTAATTCCTGGATTTGAGGCTCCATCAATCCTTACATATTCAGCACAAAACAGAAGTGCAAGCTGTAGGATTCCTTGGGGTGCAGGAGAAAAAAGTGTAAGAGCAGAGTTTAGATTTCCTGATAGTTCATCTAATCCATATTTAGCATTTACTGCACTTTTATTAGCTGGAATTGATGGTATTAAAAACAAAATCGATCCAGGTGAGCCAATGGAGATGGACCTATTTGAATTGACCCTAGATGAAATTAGAGAAAAAGGCATTCAGCAAATGCCTCATACTTTAAGAGAAGCTATTGAAAATATGTTAGCAAATAAAGAGCTTTTCAAAGTTGGTGATGTTATGACAGAAGATTTTATCCAAACATATCAACATTACAAATTTGAAACATCTATCTGGCCTTGGGAAGGTAGACCGCACCCATACGAGTTTATTACTACATACTCTTGCTAA
- a CDS encoding penicillin-binding protein 1A: MRYLFSFILIVIFSLFGILFYYYDQIRDQADSIINYNPPLTTKIFDRNGKLIANIFDKENRVYAKYEEIPPKVIESLLAIEDTMFFEHKGINLDAIFRAIIKDIKAGRFVEGASTLTQQLIKNSVLTREKKIERKIKEILLALKIESILSKEEILERYLNQIYFGHGYYGIKTAALGYFHKSLKDLTLKEAAMLVGLPRAPSFYDPTKHLDYSIERANRVITRLHKLGWITDEEFSKAIKEIPIVYDDTLTQNRAPYVVDEVLRKLKNKIKDIKSGGYKIYTTIDLDFQKIARNSLRYGYENILKRSKNEEQIDTLNGAIVVMKNSTGEILSLVGGVNYQESPFNRATQAKRQPGSAFKPFIYQVALNLGYSPASLIPDVARTYEFEDENETKKWQPKNYEKDFKGLITLREALVHSRNLATINLVNEIGLVNMYKELKRFGFENLPMDLSLSLGSLAISPYKFAGFYSIFSNYGKKVEPKLIDKILDRDENIIYEKDIESKELFEEKQAYLMIDILKDVVKRGTGRRARVKGIEIAGKTGTTNNNIDAWFCGFTPEYEAIVWFGKDNNTPMRKGEAGGVAAAPVVGMFFKELLKKHPEMKREFDIPKGIIKTKYKGKIEYFTDISKPPVIENKPIIEDNLIF; the protein is encoded by the coding sequence GTGAGATACCTGTTTTCTTTTATTTTAATAGTTATTTTTTCTTTGTTTGGAATACTTTTTTATTATTATGATCAAATAAGAGACCAAGCAGATAGTATTATTAATTATAATCCCCCATTAACAACAAAGATTTTTGATAGAAATGGAAAATTAATTGCAAATATTTTTGATAAAGAAAATAGAGTGTATGCTAAATATGAAGAGATTCCGCCTAAAGTTATTGAGTCACTGCTTGCTATTGAAGATACAATGTTTTTTGAGCATAAAGGGATAAATTTAGATGCAATTTTTAGAGCAATTATAAAAGATATTAAAGCTGGAAGATTTGTAGAAGGAGCAAGTACTCTTACACAGCAACTTATTAAAAACAGCGTTTTGACAAGAGAAAAAAAGATTGAAAGAAAAATAAAAGAGATTTTGCTTGCTCTTAAAATAGAATCTATCTTAAGCAAAGAGGAGATTTTAGAAAGATACTTAAATCAGATCTATTTTGGGCATGGATATTATGGGATAAAAACTGCAGCTTTGGGATATTTTCACAAAAGTTTAAAAGATCTAACTTTGAAAGAGGCTGCAATGTTAGTAGGCCTTCCAAGAGCACCAAGCTTTTATGATCCAACTAAACATTTAGATTATTCAATAGAAAGAGCAAATAGAGTAATAACAAGACTTCATAAGTTGGGTTGGATAACAGATGAAGAGTTTTCAAAAGCAATAAAAGAGATACCAATAGTTTATGATGATACATTAACTCAAAATAGAGCACCATATGTTGTAGATGAGGTTTTAAGAAAGTTAAAAAATAAAATAAAAGATATAAAAAGCGGTGGATATAAAATCTATACAACAATCGATCTTGATTTTCAAAAAATTGCGAGAAATAGTTTAAGATATGGATATGAAAATATACTAAAACGATCAAAAAATGAAGAACAGATAGATACATTAAATGGTGCTATTGTTGTTATGAAAAATAGCACAGGAGAGATACTCTCTTTGGTTGGTGGAGTAAATTATCAAGAGAGCCCATTTAATAGGGCTACTCAAGCAAAAAGACAGCCGGGAAGTGCCTTTAAACCATTTATTTATCAAGTTGCTTTAAATCTGGGATACTCTCCGGCATCTTTAATTCCAGATGTAGCAAGGACATATGAGTTTGAAGATGAAAATGAGACAAAAAAATGGCAGCCTAAAAATTATGAGAAAGATTTTAAAGGTTTGATCACTCTAAGAGAAGCATTAGTTCATTCAAGAAACCTTGCTACTATAAATCTTGTCAATGAGATTGGTTTGGTAAATATGTATAAAGAGTTAAAAAGATTTGGTTTTGAAAATCTTCCAATGGACCTTTCATTATCTTTAGGCAGTCTTGCAATTTCTCCATATAAATTTGCTGGATTTTACTCTATTTTTTCAAATTATGGGAAAAAAGTTGAACCAAAACTGATAGATAAGATTTTAGATCGAGATGAAAATATAATATATGAAAAAGATATTGAATCAAAAGAGCTTTTTGAAGAGAAGCAGGCATATTTAATGATAGATATATTAAAAGATGTTGTAAAAAGAGGAACAGGAAGAAGAGCAAGAGTAAAAGGGATTGAAATAGCAGGAAAAACTGGAACAACAAATAATAATATAGATGCTTGGTTTTGTGGTTTTACCCCAGAATATGAAGCTATTGTTTGGTTTGGAAAAGATAATAATACTCCAATGAGAAAAGGAGAAGCAGGAGGAGTTGCAGCTGCTCCTGTAGTTGGAATGTTTTTTAAAGAACTTTTAAAAAAACATCCAGAAATGAAAAGAGAGTTTGATATTCCAAAAGGAATTATTAAGACTAAATATAAAGGAAAAATTGAATATTTTACAGATATATCAAAACCACCGGTTATAGAGAATAAACCAATTATTGAAGATAATCTTATATTTTAA
- a CDS encoding ATP-binding cassette domain-containing protein, translated as MFRCERLKIVDVQRDKKLVDISFEIKDSLALVGESGSGKSLTLKALLGLLPPNLKSDMKIVSSFELKRGKTLSLVPQNPFTSLSPLTKIKDQFLVSQKKALELMNLVGLKDEHLYRFPPELSGGQLQRVIIAMALALNPKLLLLDEPTTALDPDTKEMVIELIKDMKKKFDFLILFVTHDIESARKLCKEISVIKKGKIVENGKMEEVLYNPQSEYTKTLIESNFAQREWRK; from the coding sequence ATGTTTAGATGTGAAAGATTAAAAATTGTGGATGTGCAAAGAGATAAAAAGCTTGTTGATATAAGTTTTGAGATAAAAGACTCTTTAGCTTTGGTTGGAGAGAGTGGTAGTGGAAAAAGTTTAACTCTAAAGGCGCTTTTAGGACTTTTACCCCCAAATCTAAAATCAGATATGAAAATAGTATCCTCTTTTGAGTTAAAAAGGGGCAAAACACTCTCTCTTGTTCCACAAAACCCTTTTACATCTTTAAGTCCTCTTACAAAAATAAAAGATCAATTTTTAGTATCTCAAAAAAAAGCACTTGAACTTATGAATTTAGTTGGTTTAAAAGATGAGCATCTTTATAGATTTCCTCCGGAACTTAGTGGTGGGCAGCTTCAAAGAGTAATAATAGCTATGGCTCTTGCTTTAAATCCCAAACTTTTGCTTTTAGATGAGCCAACTACAGCATTAGATCCAGATACTAAAGAGATGGTTATTGAGCTTATAAAAGATATGAAGAAAAAATTTGATTTTTTGATTTTATTTGTTACACATGATATTGAAAGTGCAAGAAAATTATGCAAAGAGATATCTGTAATTAAAAAGGGAAAAATAGTTGAAAATGGAAAAATGGAAGAAGTATTGTATAATCCACAAAGTGAATATACAAAAACATTAATCGAATCAAATTTTGCACAAAGAGAGTGGAGAAAGTGA
- the purE gene encoding 5-(carboxyamino)imidazole ribonucleotide mutase gives MRFVSIIMGSKSDYDVMKECANVLEKFGVQYEMIISSAHRSPHRTKGYVVEAENKGAKVFICAAGMAAHLAGVVASLTTKPVIGVPMKGGFMDGMDALLSTVQMPAGMPVATVAVGKAGAVNAAYLAMQILAIDDDELKTKLEEDRIAKAKKVEADSSEIEVLL, from the coding sequence ATGAGATTTGTATCAATTATAATGGGAAGTAAAAGCGATTATGATGTTATGAAAGAGTGTGCTAATGTTTTAGAGAAGTTTGGAGTTCAATATGAGATGATAATATCAAGTGCTCATAGAAGTCCTCATAGAACAAAAGGCTACGTAGTAGAGGCTGAAAATAAAGGAGCAAAAGTTTTTATTTGTGCTGCTGGGATGGCTGCTCATTTAGCTGGTGTTGTTGCTTCATTAACTACTAAGCCAGTTATCGGAGTGCCAATGAAAGGCGGATTTATGGATGGAATGGATGCTCTTTTAAGTACAGTACAAATGCCAGCTGGAATGCCAGTAGCAACTGTAGCAGTTGGTAAAGCTGGAGCAGTTAATGCAGCATATCTTGCTATGCAAATTTTAGCAATAGATGATGATGAGTTAAAAACAAAATTGGAAGAAGATAGAATAGCTAAAGCTAAAAAAGTTGAAGCAGATTCAAGTGAAATAGAAGTATTGTTATAG
- a CDS encoding ankyrin repeat domain-containing protein codes for MNIFNEIKRDNIIGVKELLEDIEEINKIKNENGDSLLRYVIKSKASLAMFKLITEFGADIFEVDSEGVGLIDDAIKKGRLDIVKFLVESGIDPNTTKRKSGFTPLMAAVSYGDEDITRYLLSLGVDTEVKDNFEYSAKDYAKMTGYKRFIKIIEEYERK; via the coding sequence ATGAATATTTTTAATGAGATAAAAAGAGACAATATTATTGGAGTTAAAGAGCTATTAGAAGATATAGAAGAGATAAATAAAATTAAAAATGAAAATGGTGATTCTCTTTTAAGATATGTTATCAAATCAAAAGCTAGCCTTGCAATGTTTAAACTTATAACTGAATTTGGGGCTGATATATTTGAAGTTGACAGCGAAGGTGTTGGCTTAATTGATGATGCTATAAAAAAAGGAAGACTTGATATTGTTAAATTTTTAGTTGAAAGTGGAATTGATCCCAATACAACAAAAAGAAAATCAGGTTTTACACCATTGATGGCCGCAGTGAGTTATGGAGATGAAGATATTACAAGATATCTTTTATCACTTGGAGTTGATACAGAAGTTAAAGACAATTTTGAATATTCAGCAAAAGATTATGCAAAAATGACTGGATATAAAAGATTTATAAAAATAATAGAAGAGTATGAAAGGAAATGA
- a CDS encoding histidinol-phosphatase, with protein sequence MKVDLHNHTKLCNHAEGEIEEYIEAAIEKKIDIFGFSDHAPMNFDKKYRMSLNEVDIYENMIKEAKEKYKDKIEILLAYEVDFLPGLMEERILNADVDYLIGSVHFLPKSRGHKEILIHQDLWGFDNPEFIGEYKNQDIDKIWEDYFSAIEAMAKSNLFDIVGHLDLIKVFNFKPKKDIKKIALNSLKAIKKANMVIEISSAGLRKPVNEPYPSKELIELAYEMDIEITFASDAHKPEQVGYKLDEIRNLAKEIGYSKCVIFRNREKAFIDF encoded by the coding sequence ATGAAAGTAGATCTTCACAATCATACTAAACTATGCAATCATGCTGAAGGTGAAATTGAAGAATATATTGAAGCTGCAATAGAGAAAAAAATTGATATTTTTGGCTTTAGTGACCATGCACCTATGAATTTTGATAAAAAATATAGAATGAGTCTAAATGAGGTTGATATTTATGAAAATATGATAAAAGAGGCAAAAGAAAAATATAAAGATAAAATAGAGATTCTCTTAGCATATGAGGTCGATTTTTTACCTGGACTTATGGAGGAAAGAATCTTAAATGCAGATGTTGACTATCTAATAGGCTCAGTTCATTTTTTACCAAAATCAAGAGGTCATAAAGAGATTCTTATTCACCAAGATTTATGGGGATTTGATAATCCTGAATTTATAGGAGAATATAAAAACCAAGATATAGATAAAATTTGGGAAGACTATTTTAGCGCAATTGAAGCTATGGCAAAAAGTAATCTTTTTGATATTGTTGGACATTTAGACCTTATAAAAGTATTCAATTTCAAACCAAAAAAGGATATTAAAAAGATTGCATTAAATTCTCTAAAGGCTATAAAAAAAGCAAATATGGTTATAGAGATTTCAAGTGCAGGCCTTCGAAAACCAGTGAATGAACCATATCCAAGCAAAGAACTAATTGAACTAGCATACGAAATGGATATTGAGATAACATTTGCAAGTGATGCTCATAAACCTGAACAGGTGGGCTATAAATTGGATGAGATTAGGAATCTTGCAAAAGAGATAGGTTATTCAAAATGTGTAATATTTAGAAATAGAGAAAAAGCATTCATTGATTTTTAA
- a CDS encoding glutaredoxin family protein: protein MAEKKPQKRVVLFTGPGCHWCVKAKNYFKAKGIRFKEIDISRDQKAAQDCQRHGCRGVPVVLIGSRWICGFDQAKINKELGIS from the coding sequence GTGGCTGAGAAAAAACCTCAAAAAAGGGTTGTTTTATTTACAGGACCAGGATGTCACTGGTGTGTAAAAGCTAAAAACTATTTTAAAGCAAAAGGGATAAGATTTAAAGAGATTGATATATCACGCGATCAAAAAGCTGCACAAGATTGTCAAAGACATGGCTGTAGAGGAGTTCCAGTTGTATTGATTGGAAGCAGATGGATATGCGGATTTGATCAAGCAAAAATAAATAAGGAGTTAGGAATTTCATGA
- the maf gene encoding septum formation inhibitor Maf, with protein sequence MVRLASSSETRAKILKESKIEFIQSDIHFDEDILIEKYKHPRSFVYHATKGKLQAAIDKYGLDIPIVVADTVVSVNEKILRKAKDEKEALEILKLQSENIVSILTCTAFKSKNLEYLDLSATYYHFSKFDEKDLQNYIESGEWKGKAGACMVEGFCKKYIKSVKGFESCARGLTIEKLLPLIELNEDIKKNI encoded by the coding sequence ATGGTTAGGCTTGCAAGTTCAAGTGAAACAAGAGCAAAAATATTAAAAGAGTCAAAAATAGAGTTTATTCAAAGTGATATCCATTTTGATGAAGATATATTGATTGAAAAATATAAACATCCAAGAAGTTTTGTTTATCATGCAACAAAAGGAAAGCTACAAGCTGCAATAGATAAGTATGGATTAGATATTCCAATAGTTGTTGCAGATACAGTTGTAAGTGTAAATGAAAAGATATTAAGAAAAGCAAAAGATGAAAAAGAGGCACTTGAAATTTTAAAACTTCAAAGCGAAAATATTGTCTCAATTTTAACCTGCACAGCATTTAAGTCGAAAAATTTAGAATATTTAGATTTAAGTGCAACATATTATCATTTTTCAAAATTTGATGAAAAAGATTTGCAAAATTATATAGAAAGTGGTGAATGGAAGGGTAAAGCTGGGGCATGTATGGTTGAAGGATTTTGTAAAAAATATATAAAAAGTGTAAAAGGCTTTGAGAGTTGTGCAAGGGGTTTAACAATAGAGAAACTTTTACCTTTAATTGAGCTTAATGAAGATATTAAGAAAAATATTTGA
- a CDS encoding aminotransferase class I/II-fold pyridoxal phosphate-dependent enzyme, whose amino-acid sequence MYEKEINAIKRANRFRERKIYDFHLKDFASNDYLGFAHNKKLLINAYKKLKEYPINAAKASLIVNGYTSIHKNFEDDLCRLNGFEAGIVLGSGFLANIALIEALPRKNDLLLIDEEYHASGILASKLTQAKLEFFKHNDPEDLEKRLKNKKFNRVIIAIEGIYSMSGDIAKKEIFDIANRYNAILIIDEAHSSGVIGENLLGILDFYNIKPHKNYIKMGTMGKAYGSYGAYILSSSEIISFLENRAKSIIYTTALSLFDVLLAHEALKYIEKNSKKLVKKIEKRKNIIEKILNKKIESLILNLEFSSNQEVLEIQKELLNSGFLVGAIRQPTVKKPILRIIPRLGESKKDLKKLLKILRANYV is encoded by the coding sequence ATGTATGAAAAAGAGATTAATGCAATAAAAAGAGCAAATAGATTTAGAGAGAGAAAGATTTATGATTTTCATTTAAAAGATTTTGCCTCAAATGATTATCTAGGGTTTGCTCACAATAAAAAACTTTTAATAAATGCCTATAAAAAACTAAAAGAGTATCCAATTAATGCTGCAAAGGCCTCCCTTATAGTAAATGGATATACATCTATTCATAAAAATTTTGAAGATGATTTATGTAGATTAAATGGTTTTGAAGCTGGAATTGTTTTAGGAAGTGGATTTTTAGCTAATATTGCTTTGATTGAAGCTCTTCCTAGAAAAAATGATCTATTGCTGATTGATGAAGAGTATCATGCAAGTGGAATATTGGCATCAAAATTAACTCAAGCGAAATTAGAGTTTTTTAAACATAACGACCCAGAAGATTTAGAAAAAAGATTAAAAAATAAAAAATTTAATAGAGTCATTATTGCAATTGAAGGCATATACTCAATGAGTGGAGATATTGCAAAAAAAGAGATATTTGATATTGCTAATAGATATAATGCAATTTTAATTATAGATGAGGCCCACAGTAGTGGAGTTATAGGAGAAAATCTTCTAGGAATATTAGATTTTTACAATATAAAGCCACATAAAAACTATATAAAAATGGGAACTATGGGAAAAGCTTATGGAAGTTATGGGGCATATATACTCTCTTCAAGTGAGATAATCTCTTTTTTAGAAAATAGAGCCAAAAGTATTATATATACTACCGCTTTATCTCTATTTGATGTTTTATTAGCCCACGAAGCATTAAAATATATAGAAAAAAATAGTAAAAAACTTGTAAAAAAAATTGAAAAAAGGAAAAATATAATAGAAAAAATTTTAAATAAAAAAATAGAATCTTTAATATTAAATCTTGAATTCAGCAGCAATCAAGAGGTTTTAGAGATACAAAAAGAGTTATTAAATAGTGGCTTTTTAGTAGGGGCTATTAGACAACCTACAGTAAAAAAGCCAATACTTAGAATAATTCCAAGGCTTGGTGAGAGTAAAAAAGATTTAAAAAAGCTTTTAAAAATTTTGAGGGCAAATTATGTTTAG
- the speD gene encoding adenosylmethionine decarboxylase, protein MKSLGKHLLAEYYRCDENAINDVKKVEEALIKAAEIAGATVIGSSFHRFEPYGVSGVVIISESHLTIHTWPEYGFAAVDVFTCGDHVDPMKAHEYLKKVFKTQNATVETVLRGVLNIPDLRHKPGGSCIESSCDRGITKNG, encoded by the coding sequence ATGAAATCACTTGGAAAACATCTTTTAGCTGAATATTATAGATGCGATGAGAATGCAATAAATGATGTAAAAAAAGTTGAAGAAGCTTTAATAAAAGCTGCTGAAATTGCAGGAGCAACAGTAATAGGCAGTTCTTTTCATAGATTTGAACCATATGGTGTAAGTGGAGTAGTAATTATTAGTGAGTCTCATCTTACAATACATACATGGCCAGAGTATGGTTTTGCTGCTGTTGATGTTTTTACTTGTGGTGATCATGTAGATCCTATGAAAGCTCATGAATATTTAAAAAAAGTGTTTAAAACACAAAATGCAACAGTAGAGACTGTTTTAAGAGGAGTATTAAATATTCCAGACCTTAGACATAAACCTGGTGGAAGCTGTATAGAGAGCAGCTGTGATAGAGGTATAACTAAAAATGGTTAG
- a CDS encoding damage-control phosphatase ARMT1 family protein — protein MNMKPDCLVCLFNQTLRVTKALNLDDESAKKVLDEAAITISKFSLNMTPPEAAAILYPQISKIVKKDDVYEEKKIESTNKALKLLDIVVEKVNSLKDDIDGALRAAVLGNIIDFATQVMFDIEKEIDTIFKAKFAIDDKESFKKKLKESKKVVVIGDNVGEHVFDKFMMEIFFDFNPKIDIFYITRGKPIINDVTAKDAKAIDIDKIAQIVDSGVDTPGFIYNKANDYTKKIFDEADLILAKGMGNYECMEELKDDRIFFLFKVKCSVVANKIGKNIGDLICMNSRVKS, from the coding sequence ATGAATATGAAGCCAGATTGTCTGGTATGTCTTTTTAATCAGACTTTAAGAGTTACAAAAGCTCTTAATTTAGATGACGAAAGTGCTAAAAAAGTTTTAGATGAAGCTGCTATTACTATTTCAAAATTTTCTCTAAATATGACACCACCCGAGGCTGCTGCTATTTTATATCCTCAAATTTCAAAAATAGTAAAAAAAGATGATGTTTATGAAGAAAAAAAGATAGAGTCTACCAATAAAGCTTTAAAATTATTAGATATTGTAGTAGAGAAAGTAAATAGTTTAAAAGATGATATAGATGGGGCTTTGAGAGCTGCAGTATTAGGAAATATTATAGATTTTGCAACACAAGTAATGTTTGATATCGAAAAAGAGATTGATACAATATTTAAAGCAAAATTTGCAATTGATGATAAAGAGAGTTTTAAAAAGAAACTAAAAGAATCAAAAAAAGTTGTTGTCATAGGTGATAATGTGGGTGAGCATGTTTTTGATAAATTTATGATGGAAATATTTTTTGATTTTAATCCAAAAATAGATATATTTTATATTACAAGAGGAAAACCTATTATAAATGATGTAACAGCAAAAGATGCTAAGGCAATAGATATAGATAAAATTGCGCAAATAGTTGATAGTGGAGTAGATACTCCAGGTTTTATATATAACAAAGCTAATGATTATACAAAAAAAATTTTTGATGAAGCTGATCTTATATTAGCAAAAGGCATGGGAAATTATGAGTGTATGGAAGAGTTAAAAGATGATAGGATATTTTTTCTATTTAAAGTAAAATGTTCAGTAGTAGCTAATAAAATTGGAAAAAATATTGGAGATTTAATTTGTATGAATAGTAGAGTTAAGAGTTAA